One Candidatus Acidulodesulfobacterium ferriphilum genomic window, AAAAAATTATTACGGAAGAAGTTGAAAAAGCCGGCTATCAGGTTGACAGGATAATTTTATTCGGTTCCAGAGCAAGAGGGGATTATAAGGAATACAGCGATTATGATTTATTTATTATATTAAAGCAAAATATACCTCATGATGTTGAAAATAAATTATTTGTAGCTTTCAATAGAAGAATGAATAAATTAAATATAGATAACGATATAATAATAACTTCTTCAGGCGAACTTAAAAAAAATAATAACGTCGGAAATATCACTTGCTACGCTCTTAAATATGGAGAGGCCGTATGAATGAGGAAACCGTTAATGAGCGGATTAAATATGCCGACGAGAGTTTAAATGCGGGAAAACAGCTTTTTAAAAATAATCCCGATGAATTTAAAACTACAGTATGTTTTCTCATGCAGCAGGGAGTAGAGAAATATCTTAAAGCATACTTAGTGTTCAACGACATTGAAATTAACGAAGCTAATAAAAATAAAATTCATAATATTGGAAAATTAATTAACGATTGCGAAAAAATAGATCCAAGTTTCAATAACCTTATTTAAAATCAATCCTGAAATTTTATCTAACTTCGCCGTAAATTCAAGATATCCATTTCTCTCTAAAACCATAACATTAGAAGATGAAAAAACAGCCGTATCAATTGCCGAAAAGGTAAAGACATTTATTAACGAAAAAATAAATATTAAAAAGAAAGGCTAAAATTCCAGATCACGGTCATTCTATATAAGGAACGATATGTATAAACATGACGAAAACATTATACCCGACTTTTTCGATTGCCGGTTTACCCCTATCACTTCCACGCAAATACAGGCGGGAGTAAGAGAATAAATAAATCTAACACCATTATTTCCCATTATTTCCATTATTTCGACACCATTATTTCTGGTGCATTTTTACTCCGCCGATGTGGTGCACTTTTAGATTGCCGTTGACAATTTAACCAAAAGCGGACATTTCTACTTTGCCTTGACAATAAATTTATTTCAACTTGACTATTTTTAGGGGGCGGGTATAATTTAACATAGATTATATAAGGCTAAAATAATAATTATATAATTATACCTATATTTATATGTATTAATTGATGATGTTTAAATTTATAAATAACCACGTACCGGTATTAAAGTGGCATTAAATTATTTACGGGGGTATGTATGAGATTTAAATTGAATTTAAAACGCTTACGCAAGATTTATTTATTAATTGCGCTGCTGATTACTTTTACCGCTACCCCATTTATTTTATCGGGCTGCGCTTCGTCCGGTCAGGGTCAGTCGCCGCTGCAATTTAATGGGACATCCATTAACGGGCCGGTGGTGTCTTTCAACTTGACCGGTCCGGTATTTGCACAGACGACGCAACCCTCTAATTTGTGGGGTAGCGTGGTTTGTCAGGGCATGGATTCAAATCACTTATTGCCGCTGAACTCGCAGTACCAAAGTATAGCTCTACTGCCGGGGGATTTAAGCGCCTCCTTTGGGACATGTTTGTCGCTTGGGACAGTGAACGCAGGGAGCCTGAAGAATATACAGGTAACAACTCCACCCCCATTAAGCAATGGTAGCAATGTAAACGTTCTGACCGCATACGACTTAAACACGACCGTTCCTGTACAGGTGAGCTTTACGGACGACACCTGCCTTACTCAAACTCAAAATTGCTATAATGACTATATGGGTATACATTCTACAGGACATTCATATTTAATGGGTTATTATAGTCTTAATTCAACAAAAGAAAACGATCCGTGGTTACTTGGCAACAAGGGCAATTACGTGGTTACTATACAGGAGTTTATAGACGTCATCCCGTCGCTTCAGCCCGGGCCCTCTCCCTCTATACCACAAAATATTACAACTTGTCCGCAAGGACAGACATGCACAAATGGGCCGGATGGGCAAATGGGGTATTGGGTGCCCCTTAACGCTCAGACTACTTACCTCTATGGATCGTCAGCTACGAGTTGCGGCAATGGAGACAAGACTTGTTTAGGGAATGATATTATTAACTCCGGCAATCAGGCCAGTCAAAGGGGGGCGGTCAGTCAAACTCTGGAAATACCGGTTGATTTGTTGCATGCCGCCGCTCTCAACTACTTAAGGGTGGTTATCACGGGCTATGAGGGCGATACCAGACCATGGCCGGAAGCCGTCTGGCATGAGGGGAATAAGAAGAAGAAAGGATACTGGACAAGCCTCAATAATCAGCAAGGATATAACTTCGACACGGGAGTTGCGTGGAACAAAGGACGGATAATAGCTGGGCAGCATTGCGTGAAAACCAACACCCCTGGA contains:
- a CDS encoding nucleotidyltransferase domain-containing protein, which translates into the protein MEKIADKNVDIAKKIITEEVEKAGYQVDRIILFGSRARGDYKEYSDYDLFIILKQNIPHDVENKLFVAFNRRMNKLNIDNDIIITSSGELKKNNNVGNITCYALKYGEAV
- a CDS encoding HEPN domain-containing protein; its protein translation is MNEETVNERIKYADESLNAGKQLFKNNPDEFKTTVCFLMQQGVEKYLKAYLVFNDIEINEANKNKIHNIGKLINDCEKIDPSFNNLI